The nucleotide sequence CTGGCGGTCTTCCGGCCGCGCGGCTGATTGGCAGGCGGGTGCCTACCTTCTGGTGCGCGGGGGCTATCGGGGTTTTTGGGAGGCGGCGCGGATGAACGCACTCGACATGCAGCGGATGGCGCACAAGCTCCACACGCGGCGGGTACCGGTGGTGCCCGACCTGATCCGCCAGGCGATCCAGGTCCTCTTCTCCTCGGTGCTTCCGCCCGAGGTGGAGATCGGTGAGGGAACCCAGCTGGGCTATGGCGGCCTCGGGGTGGTGATCCACGCCGACGCGAAGATCGGCAGCAAATGCCTCATCGCCCAGCACGTCACCATCGGTGGCCGCTCGGGCAGCACCGGCGCGCCGGTGATCGAGGACGCGGTGATGATCGCCGCAGGCGCGAAGGTCCTCGGGCCGATCCGGATCGGGAAGGGCGCGATCATCGGCGCCAACGCGGTGGTCCTCAAGGACGTGGGCCCCGGCGAGGTGGTGGGCGGCGTTCCCGCCAAGCCGCTGCGGGCTTCGGCGGATGCACGGGAGGCCTTCCGGCGCGAGATGCGCGAGCACTTCGGCGTCGAGCTGGGCGAGACGGAGCTGCCCCGGGCGGCAGAGGGGCGCTGATGGCGGTGGATCTCGCGGAGAGGCGGGGCGGCGCCGGGAGGCGCCCCCTCGTCCTCGTCGGCCCGTACCCGGCGCCGTGGGGCGGCATCTCGGTCCACCTGCGCTCGCTGCAGCAGCTGGCGCTGCGGAGCGGCTACGAGGTGGAGGTCCTCGACGTCGGCGAGGGGCATGCGAGCCGGGACGGATCGGACGGCGTACGCGATGCGGGCAGCTACGGCCGTTTCGCTGCGGAGCTGCTCCGCGTCGCAGCCAGGGACGCGGTGCTCCACGTCCACGTCCCCGGCAACAACGTGAAGGCGTGGGTCGTCGCCTTCGCCGCCTCCCGGGCGAGGCCCGGAGGCCTGCTCACGGTGCACTCGGGCCTGGCGCCGGCGCTCCTCGACGGATCGCCTACGGCGCGGCGCCTCGCCTGGCTCGCTGCGGCGGGCTACGAGCGGGTCCTCTGTGCCAACGGCGGCATCGCCGCCGCGCTCGAGCGCTGCG is from Vulgatibacter sp. and encodes:
- a CDS encoding serine O-acetyltransferase; protein product: MNALDMQRMAHKLHTRRVPVVPDLIRQAIQVLFSSVLPPEVEIGEGTQLGYGGLGVVIHADAKIGSKCLIAQHVTIGGRSGSTGAPVIEDAVMIAAGAKVLGPIRIGKGAIIGANAVVLKDVGPGEVVGGVPAKPLRASADAREAFRREMREHFGVELGETELPRAAEGR